The following are encoded in a window of Sphaerisporangium siamense genomic DNA:
- a CDS encoding type II toxin-antitoxin system VapB family antitoxin, giving the protein MIFKSVGDRRPYPEHGLSHREWARIPPRQVRLDSLITTKAVLDLHSLLAKDSTFYGDLFPHVVQWRGEYYLEDGLHRALRAALHQRSVLHARVLEVDSLAAAGDVLAGREAEPPLS; this is encoded by the coding sequence GTGATCTTCAAGTCAGTCGGTGACAGACGTCCGTACCCGGAGCATGGTCTGTCCCATCGCGAATGGGCGCGCATCCCGCCCCGGCAGGTCAGGCTCGACTCCCTGATCACCACGAAGGCGGTGCTGGACCTGCACTCCCTGCTCGCCAAGGACTCCACGTTCTACGGTGACCTCTTCCCTCACGTCGTGCAGTGGCGGGGCGAGTACTACCTCGAAGACGGGCTGCACCGCGCGCTCCGGGCCGCGCTCCACCAGCGGTCGGTCCTGCACGCCCGCGTCCTTGAGGTCGACTCCCTCGCCGCCGCCGGCGACGTCCTGGCGGGCCGTGAGGCCGAACCGCCGCTCTCTTAG